A section of the Malus sylvestris chromosome 17, drMalSylv7.2, whole genome shotgun sequence genome encodes:
- the LOC126612316 gene encoding plant UBX domain-containing protein 4-like: MEAEAQESNPQNDAIVNSFCEITSASKQEALFFLESHNWDLDAAVSTFLDNNAAVPDAAEATHAAPRSIPASHSPSPSPSLSPNYSPSQSPPRSRSPSPASRAPYQLRSKRAAASGSDSKGDANPPSASRPRGIRTLSDLNRPAKSGSDSDSDEPQEYYTGGEKSGMLVQDPTKGSDVDSIFSQARQLAATQGPLDVHQPSSSSKSFSGTARLLSGETVPTAAPQPPETIVHTITFWRNGFSVDDGPLRRLDDPENAPFLESIKKSECPKELEPGNKRTAVHVNLTRRDEEYPEPMKRHVAFQGVGRTLGGSTSAAATTESTAATPPLTGAPLPSMGLVVDQSLPSTSVQLRLADGTRMVSRFNYHHTIRDIHAFIDASRPDGTRSYRLQTMGFPPKQLTDLDQTIEQAGIANSVIIQKL, translated from the exons ATGGAAGCCGAAGCTCAAGAATCCAATCCCCAAAACGATGCCATCGTCAACTCCTTCTGTGAGATCACCTCCGCCTCGAAGCAAGAAgccctcttcttccttgaatCCCACAACTGGGACCTCGACGCCGCCGTTTCCACGTTTTTGGACAACAACGCCGCCGTCCCCGACGCCGCCGAGGCCACCCACGCCGCCCCGCGCTCAATCCCCGCCTCccactctccctctccctcaccCTCGCTCTCCCCCAATTACTCTCCTTCGCAGTCCCCGCCGCGCTCTCGCTCGCCGTCGCCCGCGTCTCGTGCGCCCTACCAGCTCCGATCGAAGCGCGCCGCAGCTAGTGGATCCGACAGCAAGGGTGATGCCAACCCGCCATCTGCGAGTCGTCCGCGTGGCATACGCACGCTTTCCGATCTGAATCGGCCGGCAAAGAGCGGGTCCGATAGTGACTCCGATGAACCCCAGGAGTATTACACTGGTGGCGAGAAAAG TGGAATGCTTGTCCAAGACCCTACCAAAGGCAGCGATGTGGATTCAATATTCAGTCAAGCTAGGCAGCTGGCGGCCACACAGGGACCTCTAGATGTCCATCAGCCTTCTTCAAGCTCAAAAAGTTTCAGTGGAACAGCTAGACTGCTTTCAGGGGAGACCGTCCCAACTGCTGCTCCTCAGCCACCTGAAACTATTGTTCACACTATCACTTTTTGGAGGAATGGGTTTTCTGTAGATGATGGTCCTTTGCGGAGGCTGGATGATCCCGAAAATGCACCCTTCCTGGAA AGCATCAAGAAGTCCGAGTGCCCGAAAGAACTTGAACCAGGCAATAAGAGGACTGCGGTTCATGTTAATCTTACTAGGCGGGATGAAGAATATCCT GAACCCATGAAGAGGCATGTTGCTTTTCAGGGTGTTGGAAGAACTTTAGGTGGCAGCACCTCTGCGGCAGCTACCACTGAGTCAACTGCAGCCACTCCTCCCCTTACAGGCGCTCCATTGCCTTCAATGGGCTTAGTTGTGGATCAGTCATTGCCGTCAACCTCTGTTCAGCTAAGGTTAGCAGATGGCACGCGTATGGTATCCCGCTTCAACTACCACCATACAATCAGAGACATCCATGCTTTTATTGATGCCTCAAGACCTGATGGGACAAGAAGTTACCGACTGCAGACGATGGGGTTCCCTCCCAAACAGCTGACAGATCTAGACCAGACCATAGAGCAAGCCGGTATAGCCAATTCTGTTATTATCCAAAAACTCTAG
- the LOC126612328 gene encoding glycine-rich RNA-binding protein 4, mitochondrial-like has product MPSMRNNTLWTLPARRASTTITIQNPTLSRRFFCATPSSSSSSSSPPQNNRLFVGGLSWSVDEKSLKDAFSSFGEVTEVKIVYDRDSGRSRGFGFVNFSKEDEAQVAKDAMDGKALLGRPLRVTSAVEKVRGGPAVVPRLPDSGDAATRYT; this is encoded by the exons ATGCCATCAATGAGGAACAACACTTTGTGGACGCTCCCTGCTCGAAGAGCATCGACAACAATCACAATCCAAAACCCAACTTTAAGTCGGCGATTCTTCTGCGCAACAccgtcttcctcctcctcctcctcctctcctccCCAAAACAACCGGCTCTTCGTTGGAG GACTGTCATGGTCGGTGGACGAGAAGTCATTGAAAGACGCCTTCTCTTCATTCGGGGAGGTCACCGAAG TAAAGATAGTGTATGACAGAGATTCCGGTAGGTCAAGAGGGTTCGGATTTGTTAATTTCTCCAAGGAAGATGAAGCACAGGTTGCAAAAGATGCCATGGATGGAAAG GCATTGCTGGGTCGGCCATTGAGGGTTACTTCTGCTGTTGAAAAAGTAAGGGGAGGACCTGCTGTGGTTCCTCGCCTTCCCGACAGTGGGGATGCTGCCACTCGATATACATGA
- the LOC126612314 gene encoding F-box protein CPR1-like, with protein MSLSNLLPELLFEILTRLPPKDLLRSLCVSKSWNATIRSRRFIKAHLQRSAATNSDRALLVGSYPSDFFSVSFDDSEAFGECVEIAPPLKCPEPAVEVDPFDPRLPDFISVRWIKCPAAYTEIVGRSVHGLVCIRKGGKGEDGDIAFWNPSIQKFKMIPPTTFEADLNIMTKLGSPCYAFGYDSINDDYKLVGFVEFRNKEPYFLTYSVQIYSLKSNSWKRIQNINIPWWSYYVFDLHNIVYVNGALCWLMDDGSDIYTIVTLDLATEECGAFPAPVDKPYLFLEVLGDCLYICVRHGRTRHDGWIMKEFGVAESWTLIYSINEEDSGSLCRKTFHYKPLVFSKNSGMVLFVDDYYMLFWIDIEEDTVKEVDIHGFPPGVVMVENYSISHPVTVTICVGSLCLLDGDDVLAARHQQGPSYLEEAESSKQSEESLDLAVEAAEDDQN; from the coding sequence ATGTCATTGTCAAACCTCCTTCCGGAGCTACTCTTCGAGATCCTCACGCGTCTCCCTCCCAAGGATTTGCTCCGATCCCTCTGTGTTTCCAAATCTTGGAACGCCACCATCCGCAGCCGCCGCTTCATCAAAGCCCATCTCCAACGGTCTGCCGCAACCAACTCTGATCGCGCCCTTTTAGTTGGGTCGTATCCTTCCGATTTCTTTTCAGTGTCTTTTGACGACTCGGAGGCGTTCGGGGAATGCGTCGAGATTGCTCCGCCGTTGAAATGCCCTGAACCGGCGGTTGAAGTTGACCCCTTCGATCCGCGGTTGCCGGATTTCATATCTGTAAGGTGGATAAAATGCCCTGCCGCGTACACCGAGATCGTTGGCCGCTCCGTTCACGGCCTGGTTTGCATTCGCAAAGGAGGCAAAGGGGAGGACGGAGATATTGCTTTTTGGAACCCTTCAATTCAAAAGTTCAAGATGATTCCCCCCACAACCTTTGAGGCTGATTTGAATATCATGACCAAACTCGGTTCTCCCTGCTATGCTTTCGGGTACGATTCCATTAACGATGACTATAAACTTGTTGGATTTGTGGAGTTTCGAAATAAAGAACCATATTTTTTGACTTATTCGGTTCAAATTTATAGCCTAAAATCTAACTCATGGAAAAGGATCCAAAACATCAACATCCCTTGGTGGAgttattatgtatttgattTACATAATATCGTTTATGTGAACGGTGCTCTGTGTTGGCTGATGGATGATGGTTCAGATATATACACAATTGTAACCCTTGATCTTGCCACTGAGGAATGTGGCGCGTTTCCTGCCCCGGTTGATAAGCCATATTTGTTTTTGGAGGTCTTGGGAGACtgtttatatatttgtgttcGTCATGGACGAACCAGACATGATGGTTGGATTATGAAGGAATTTGGAGTTGCGGAATCTTGGACCTTGATTTATTCTATTAATGAAGAGGACAGTGGTTCCCTTTGTCGTAAGACCTTTCATTacaaacctttggtgttctCAAAGAATAGTGGAATGGTTCTTTTTGTAGATGACTATTATATGCTTTTTTGGATTGACATAGAGGAAGACACTGTCAAAGAAGTTGACATTCATGGTTTTCCCCCTGGTGTAGTTATGGTGGAAAATTATAGTATTTCGCATCCTGTCACGGTAACTATTTGTGTAGGGAGCCTGTGTCTTCTGGATGGTGACGATGTTCTTGCTGCGAGGCATCAACAAGGCCCCTCTTACCTCGAAGAAGCGGAAAGTTCCAAGCAGAGTGAAGAGTCTCTTGATCTGGCAGTGGAAGCAGCTGAAGATGATCAAAATTAG
- the LOC126612346 gene encoding uncharacterized protein LOC126612346, which yields MNAFKAYKASVPIAWSPNLYITLVRGIPGTRRLHRRTLEALRLGKCNRTVMRWNTPTVRGMLQQVKRLVVIETEEMYNARKQNLESHRALRPPLVVNHQPGSASGPS from the exons atgaatgcTTTCAAGGCTTATAAAGCCAGTGTCCCAATTGCATGGAGCCCTAATCTGTATATAACTTTGGTGAGGGGAATCCCCGGAACCAGGAGACTTCACAGGCGTACTTTAGAGGCATTACGTCTCGGAAAGTGCAATCGAACTGTCATGCGATGGAATACTCCTACAGTTAGGGGAATGCTCCAACAG GTTAAGAGATTGGTCGTGATTGAGACAGAAGAGATGTATAATGCCCGCAAACAAAACTTGGAAAGTCACCGAGCTCTACGTCCCCCATTGGTCGTAAATCACCAACCTGGTTCTGCAAGTGGACCTTCTTAA
- the LOC126612345 gene encoding protein NRT1/ PTR FAMILY 6.4-like, which translates to MVLISRKGEKDGDVVDFRGNPVDKSKTGGWLAAGLILGIELAERICVMGISMNLVTYLVGDLHLSSAKSANIVTNFMGTLNLLGLLGGFLADAKLGRYLTVALSATITAVGIIFLTLATSIHSMRPPQCDDYRQQHHQCIEANGSQLALLYAALYTTALGGGGIKSNVSGFGSDQFDAADPKEEKAMIFFFNRFYFGISIGSLFAVIVLVYVQVNVSRGLGYGISAGAMIIAVVVFLAGTTFYRFSKPRGSPLTVIWRVIFLAWKKRAHPHPSHPSLLNGCQEAKIPHTERLKCLDKAAILDEYAAHEGNRSNSWIVSTVTQVEEVKLVFKLMPIWSTCILFWTVYSQMTTFTIEQATFMNRKVGSFEIPAGSFSAFLFITILIFTSLNEKFFVPLARKLTNNAQGITSLQRIGVGLILSTSAMVAAAIVEKERRNITVHQNTKLSAFWLIPQYFLVGAGEAFVYVGQLEFFIREAPDRMKSMSTGLFLSTISMGFYVSSLLVTVVDKVTKKSWLRSNLNKGRVDNFYWVLAVLGAINFLVFLAFAMKHQYKGHQHNSHDASGEKEFKSSNIKTVEEMPEIIRIEAKEGP; encoded by the exons atG GTTTTGATCTCAAGGAAAGGTGAGAAAGATGGAGATGTGGTGGATTTCCGAGGGAATCCGGTGGACAAGTCGAAGACTGGAGGATGGCTTGCTGCAGGGCTTATTTTGG GAATTGAACTGGCTGAGAGGATATGTGTGATGGGCATATCTATGAATTTGGTTACATACCTGGTTGGAGATTTGCACTTATcttctgcaaaatctgcaaacaTAGTGACCAATTTCATGGGCACTTTGAACCTCCTTGGCCTCCTTGGTGGGTTCCTAGCAGATGCTAAGCTTGGCAGGTACCTCACAGTTGCACTCTCTGCAACCATAACTGCTGTG GGGATAATTTTCTTGACATTGGCTACGTCCATTCATAGCATGAGACCACCTCAATGTGATGACTACAGACAGCAACACCATCAATGCATTGAGGCCAACGGCAGCCAATTAGCCCTGCTCTATGCTGCTTTGTACACTACAGCGCTGGGTGGTGGTGGGATAAAATCCAACGTCTCAGGTTTCGGGTCCGATCAATTCGATGCCGCAGACCCCAAGGAAGAGAAGGCCATGATCTTCTTCTTCAACAGGTTCTACTTTGGCATCAGCATTGGGTCTCTGTTTGCCGTTATTGTGCTGGTGTATGTGCAAGTCAATGTTAGCAGAGGGTTGGGGTACGGAATATCAGCCGGGGCAATGATCATTGCGGTCGTCGTATTTCTCGCGGGGACGACGTTTTACCGGTTCAGCAAGCCTCGAGGAAGCCCTTTAACTGTCATATGGAGAGTGATATTTTTGGCTTGGAAGAAGAGGGCTCATCCTCATCCTTCCCATCCAAGCCTTTTAAATGGATGCCAAGAAGCTAAGATCCCCCACACAGAGAGGCTCAA ATGTCTAGACAAAGCTGCAATCCTAGATGAATATGCAGCTCATGAAGGAAACAGAAGCAACTCATGGATAGTATCCACAGTGACCCAAGTTGAAGAGGTGAAACTGGTTTTCAAGCTCATGCCGATCTGGTCGACATGTATCCTCTTTTGGACGGTCTACTCTCAAATGACTACGTTCACCATCGAACAAGCCACCTTCATGAACCGAAAAGTAGGCTCCTTTGAAATCCCTGCGGGTTCTTTCTCAGCATTTCTCTTCATCACCATCCTCATCTTTACTTCCTTAAACGAGAAATTCTTTGTTCCCCTTGCTCGGAAACTCACCAACAACGCCCAAGGAATAACAAGCCTTCAGAGGATTGGGGTTGGACTCATTTTATCAACGTCGGCTATGGTAGCTGCCGCAATagtagagaaagaaagaagaaacattACAGTTCACCAAAATACCAAGCTAAGTGCTTTCTGGCTTATCCCACAATACTTCCTCGTGGGTGCAGGGGAAGCTTTTGTCTATGTCGGACAGCTTGAGTTTTTCATCAGAGAGGCACCGGACAGGATGAAGTCCATGAGCACGGGGCTGTTCTTAAGCACCATCTCAATGGGATTCTACGTTAGCAGTCTTTTGGTGACAGTAGTGGACAAAGTGACTAAGAAGAGCTGGCTGAGGAGTAACCTGAACAAAGGAAGGGTGGATAACTTCTACTGGGTCCTCGCAGTGCTAGGAGCTATAAACTTCTTGGTTTTTCTTGCCTTTGCAATGAAACACCAATACAAAGGCCATCAGCACAATAGCCATGATGCTAGTGGCGAAAAGGAGTTCAAGAGCTCGAACATCAAAACAGTTGAAGAAATGCCAGAGATAATCAGAATTGAGGCAAAGGAAGGGCCTTAG